In one Lolium rigidum isolate FL_2022 chromosome 3, APGP_CSIRO_Lrig_0.1, whole genome shotgun sequence genomic region, the following are encoded:
- the LOC124697312 gene encoding uncharacterized protein LOC124697312 — translation MERGMGEGLKAMLAKPIKLADQVAKQAGSGQCFRPECKDLRARAEKLAEVLRQAARADLYERPAERIVNGTMQALAKAGAMAKRCFDSHSRLRRFLSFNPVSGFPRTLALLDTAVEDVAWLIRISSPRADAVDGDDDDLRGMPNIAQNDPILFLIWDHIARLHTGSLAVRADSASTLASLARDNPHFAKLIVEEDGVVPLVRLLKEGSDDGQEAAATALGLLGRDDASVDRLIHAGVCAVYAATLKEPPMRVQAAVAEAIASLASHSKICQDLFAQTNSVVRHLVSHLAAGTIQEHSRYSVAGSSSRSTGTATPPPEPMRSLHSVVLASTPSMLPGTSTYSANEPPEASNAAQQPARNNQMQSAAAGRTTTTNRVTAPPPTRPQLSSNGSSGRGSREAEDPATKARMKAMAAKALWKLAHGHPGVCKNITESRALLCFARLLEKGDGGAGTHLQFYSAMAIMEITRVAEHNLPLRQSAFKPSSPPAKAVAEQLLCIVRNGEHDDDDLLLPCITALGCLSRTFTASETRVIGPLVRLLDDREPPVTKEAIVALTKFACNENHLHVTHSKAIVDHGGARHLVQLVYLGDQLQVEALILLCYVALHVPESEELAQAGVLAVLLWASKQAQLVQDLRVDPLLSKAKGRLDLFQSRGSII, via the coding sequence ATGGAGAGAGGGATGGGGGAGGGTCTCAAGGCTATGCTGGCGAAGCCGATCAAGCTCGCCGACCAGGTGGCCAAGCAAGCGGGCTCCGGCCAGTGCTTCCGCCCCGAGTGCAAGGACCTGCGCGCGCGCGCCGAGAAGCTCGCCGAGGTGCTGCGGCAGGCGGCGCGGGCCGACCTGTACGAGCGCCCCGCCGAGCGCATCGTGAACGGCACCATGCAGGCGCTCGCCAAGGCCGGCGCCATGGCCAAACGCTGCTTCGACAGCCACTCCCGCCTCCGCCGCTTCCTCAGCTTCAACCCCGTCTCCGGCTTCCCGCGCACCCTCGCGCTGCTCGACACCGCCGTCGAGGACGTCGCCTGGCTCATCCGCATCTCCTCCCCGCGCGCCGACGCcgttgacggcgacgacgacgacctgcgcGGCATGCCCAACATCGCGCAGAACGACCCCATACTCTTCCTCATCTGGGACCACATCGCGCGCCTCCACACCGGCAGCCTCGCCGTGCGCGCCGACTCCGCCTCCACCCTCGCCTCCCTCGCCCGCGACAACCCGCACTTCGCCAAGCTCATCGTCGAGGAGGACGGCGTCGTGCCGCTCGTCAGGCTGCTCAAGGAAGGCTCCGACGACGGCCAGGAGGCTGCCGCCACGGCGCTCGGCCTCCTCGGCCGCGACGACGCCAGCGTCGACAGGCTTATCCACGCCGGGGTCTGCGCCGTCTACGCCGCCACGTTGAAGGAGCCGCCCATGCGCGTGCAGGCCGCCGTCGCCGAGGCCATCGCGTCGCTCGCCAGCCACAGCAAGATATGCCAGGACCTCTTCGCGCAGACCAACTCCGTCGTCCGCCACCTCGTCAGCCACCTCGCCGCTGGCACCATCCAGGAACACAGCAGGTACTCTGTCGCTggaagcagcagcaggagcacggGCACGGCAACCCCGCCGCCGGAGCCCATGAGGTCGCTTCACTCTGTTGTGCTCGCCAGCACGCCCAGCATGCTTCCAGGAACCTCTACTTACTCTGCCAACGAACCGCCGGAAGCCTCGAATGCCGCCCAGCAGCCAGCGCGCAACAACCAGATGCAGTCCGCGGCTGCCGGCAGGACTACGACGACGAACCGAGTCACGGCTCCACCACCCACCAGGCCCCAGCTGAGCTCAAACGGTTCGAGCGGCCGTGGATCGCGCGAGGCAGAGGACCCGGCCACGAAGGCGCGCATGAAGGCCATGGCGGCCAAGGCTCTGTGGAAGCTCGCCCACGGCCATCCGGGAGTCTGCAAGAACATCACGGAATCCCGCGCGCTCCTCTGCTTCGCCAGGCTGCTCGAgaagggcgacggcggcgcgggcaCGCACCTGCAGTTCTACTCCGCAATGGCGATCATGGAGATCACCCGCGTCGCCGAGCACAACCTCCCGCTGCGCCAGTCCGCGTTCAAGCCCAGCTCCCCGCCCGCCAAGGCCGTCGCCGAGCAGCTGCTCTGCATCGTGCGCAACGGGgagcacgacgacgacgacctgctgCTCCCGTGCATCACCGCCCTCGGCTGCCTGTCGCGCACCTTCACCGCCAGCGAGACCCGCGTGATCGGCCCGCTCGTGCGGCTGCTCGACGACCGCGAGCCGCCGGTCACCAAGGAGGCTATCGTCGCGCTCACCAAGTTCGCCTGCAACGAGAACCACCTGCACGTCACCCACTCCAAGGCCATCGTCGACCACGGCGGCGCGCGGCACCTCGTCCAGCTCGTCTACCTCGGAGACCAGCTGCAGGTCGAGGCGCTCATTCTGCTCTGCTACGTCGCGCTGCATGTCCCGGAGAGCGAGGAGCTCGCGCAGGCCGGGGTGCTCGCCGTGCTCCTCTGGGCGTCCAAGCAGGCGCAGCTGGTGCAGGACCTGCGCGTCGACCCGCTGCTGTCCAAAGCCAAGGGTCGGCTGGATCTCTTCCAGTCAAGGGGCTCCATCATCTAG